The Metabacillus sediminilitoris genome window below encodes:
- a CDS encoding T7SS effector LXG polymorphic toxin, translating into MKVLEAKTLIDSMESRSQEYSELREKLEQVKRKCNDIVNLDNQFKGKGADAIKGFYQAQIDVVEAWLRLIDRNRAFFNGISGNAADNDLSGDTVVHVPFLEDELTHHMKNHKEMVASQQDELQKIINRIDDLVSLTVFSKASFDSNMEQADKDRKETISAVDQLDNDLKSEYTLSEGDEQYTIALFQQLIEASRQGSTISPIHFNAEAYKASDVYQLKEQAEKQTSEYLTFKDEQEKFREQLKRQEELENRPWYEKTWDGIKTFTGELTGYYDYIRASEGVDPVTGETLTTGQRVAAGAMAAAGFIPVVGWAGRIFKGGSAIYKTAKGMHAANQALDVYRTANTFSTLEKAEMGIYGLVSANGFSEYLTGKDMFGNELTEEQKQNSLNQALGLLAVGGLAFAPQIVRNGKMVSDETIKKAHELAMKTKVGAYSFIDDVKNGARIAFNPNGNFAFAGNTPNLPMNVMESSSVKKELNRVLSKISVGSVSKGIDNVNRLIPGKPGIVTGGNSNKLGKNMIEGMGLKRSTKWSGYQAQHIIPSEMANNPVIQKIGMNFDDSSNGIFLRVPANDISPMSRHRGYHSVYNEVVERALNKMDINHSVDSLQKQVYELQNNLRKLQENGLPLYPSQGATVELWERKLKQLEE; encoded by the coding sequence GTGAAGGTACTTGAAGCAAAGACATTAATTGATTCAATGGAATCCAGATCACAAGAGTACAGTGAATTACGGGAAAAGCTTGAACAAGTAAAAAGAAAATGCAATGATATCGTCAATCTAGACAATCAGTTCAAAGGAAAAGGAGCCGATGCCATCAAAGGCTTTTACCAAGCACAAATCGATGTTGTAGAAGCCTGGCTCCGCCTCATTGATCGCAACAGGGCATTTTTTAATGGAATATCAGGAAATGCCGCAGACAATGATCTATCAGGAGATACAGTTGTCCATGTTCCATTTCTAGAAGATGAACTCACACATCACATGAAAAATCACAAAGAAATGGTCGCAAGCCAGCAAGATGAACTTCAAAAAATCATCAACCGCATTGATGATCTTGTCTCATTAACTGTTTTCTCCAAAGCCTCCTTTGATAGCAATATGGAACAAGCAGATAAGGATCGAAAAGAAACAATCAGTGCAGTTGATCAACTTGACAATGACCTAAAATCAGAATACACCTTATCAGAAGGTGACGAACAATATACCATCGCACTCTTCCAGCAGCTAATCGAAGCATCCCGCCAAGGCAGCACCATCTCACCTATCCACTTCAACGCAGAAGCCTATAAAGCAAGTGATGTTTATCAGCTGAAGGAGCAAGCTGAAAAGCAAACAAGTGAATACCTCACATTCAAAGATGAACAGGAAAAATTCAGAGAACAGCTAAAGCGGCAAGAGGAGCTCGAAAACCGCCCATGGTACGAAAAAACATGGGACGGCATCAAAACATTCACAGGAGAATTAACAGGCTACTACGATTATATCCGGGCATCAGAAGGAGTTGACCCGGTCACTGGAGAAACCTTAACAACAGGACAGCGTGTCGCCGCTGGAGCCATGGCAGCCGCAGGCTTCATCCCAGTCGTCGGCTGGGCAGGCCGAATCTTCAAGGGCGGCAGCGCCATCTACAAAACTGCTAAAGGCATGCATGCCGCCAACCAAGCACTTGATGTTTACAGAACAGCTAATACCTTCTCAACCCTCGAAAAGGCAGAGATGGGCATTTATGGGCTTGTATCTGCCAATGGGTTTAGTGAGTATTTGACAGGTAAAGATATGTTTGGGAATGAATTGACGGAAGAGCAGAAGCAGAATAGCCTGAATCAGGCGCTTGGGTTGTTGGCTGTTGGTGGATTGGCATTTGCACCACAGATTGTTCGAAACGGGAAAATGGTTAGTGATGAAACAATCAAAAAAGCGCATGAGCTAGCGATGAAAACGAAGGTTGGGGCTTATAGTTTTATAGATGATGTTAAAAATGGAGCAAGAATTGCATTCAATCCAAATGGTAATTTTGCATTTGCCGGCAATACTCCCAACTTGCCGATGAATGTGATGGAATCTTCATCAGTTAAGAAGGAATTAAACAGAGTCTTGTCGAAGATTTCTGTTGGTAGTGTTAGTAAGGGTATAGATAATGTGAATAGACTTATTCCAGGGAAGCCAGGTATTGTAACAGGGGGTAACTCTAACAAGTTAGGTAAAAATATGATAGAGGGGATGGGACTTAAACGTTCTACAAAATGGAGTGGTTATCAAGCACAACATATAATTCCTTCTGAGATGGCAAATAATCCTGTTATTCAAAAAATAGGAATGAATTTCGACGACTCATCTAATGGTATTTTTCTAAGAGTGCCAGCTAATGATATAAGTCCAATGTCTAGGCACAGGGGGTATCATTCTGTTTATAATGAAGTAGTTGAAAGAGCATTAAACAAAATGGATATTAACCATAGTGTCGATAGTTTACAAAAACAAGTTTATGAGTTACAAAATAATCTAAGGAAATTGCAAGAGAATGGTTTACCTTTATATCCTAGTCAAGGTGCAACAGTAGAACTTTGGGAACGAAAGCTTAAACAACTGGAAGAATAA
- a CDS encoding YwqI/YxiC family protein — MAEIKLNYETVIKELNEVKSALANVKIAPPQASTLGKNKLDFTTYWLEREARIHQLINEYVEIVDKNIEDTKANVRSLKEQDEAITTKVKAP; from the coding sequence ATGGCGGAAATTAAATTAAATTATGAAACCGTAATAAAAGAGTTGAATGAAGTAAAGTCAGCGCTTGCCAATGTGAAAATTGCTCCGCCGCAAGCTAGTACACTAGGCAAAAACAAATTAGATTTCACAACCTATTGGCTTGAACGAGAAGCGAGAATCCATCAACTGATTAATGAGTATGTAGAAATTGTTGATAAGAATATAGAAGATACGAAGGCAAATGTACGCTCATTAAAGGAACAGGATGAAGCAATAACAACAAAAGTGAAAGCGCCTTGA
- a CDS encoding bacteriocin immunity protein: MSKKLSKEELVELVNKICNPKLSDEEVSEYIDILEDNVPHPAPSDLIFWNDEDLSPEEVVEIALAYKEEK; encoded by the coding sequence ATGAGTAAAAAGTTATCTAAAGAGGAATTAGTTGAACTAGTAAATAAAATATGTAATCCTAAGCTATCTGATGAAGAAGTAAGTGAATATATAGATATTTTAGAAGACAATGTTCCTCATCCAGCTCCTAGTGACTTAATTTTTTGGAATGATGAGGATTTATCACCAGAGGAAGTAGTAGAGATTGCCTTAGCATATAAAGAAGAAAAATAA
- a CDS encoding YwqH-like family protein, translated as MSLSNTLYSLQNMISSQSNDIDEKIDRLRKAKNDISHEQNLLLQEIKRIKQPDLGNEWTGKRANDFDKEREEAYNVMQKIGETDYSDYQRLIENKINSLEIEQSFLNITKAIAYEAGQLVEKGEDAVDELANKINDIQRRLL; from the coding sequence ATGAGTTTATCGAATACATTGTATTCTCTTCAAAATATGATCTCGTCACAATCGAATGATATCGATGAAAAAATTGATCGATTAAGAAAGGCTAAAAATGATATTAGTCATGAACAAAACCTCCTCTTACAAGAAATCAAGCGAATCAAACAACCAGATTTAGGAAATGAGTGGACGGGTAAACGGGCAAACGACTTTGATAAAGAGCGCGAAGAGGCATACAATGTGATGCAAAAAATAGGGGAAACCGATTATTCTGATTACCAGCGATTAATAGAAAACAAGATAAATAGCTTAGAAATTGAACAAAGCTTTTTAAACATCACAAAAGCCATTGCCTATGAAGCTGGTCAATTAGTTGAAAAAGGCGAAGATGCAGTTGACGAGCTGGCAAATAAAATAAACGATATACAAAGGCGGTTACTATAA
- a CDS encoding lamin tail domain-containing protein gives MRSKGSLRRFGVFSLAGILLLSSNPVIPDHVSAEPDASSKLIINEVYGGGGKESKDGSVKAPYKNDFIELYNSTNEDVALDEFTLTYTNSKGDTVQTFQFTDGQVIKANDYFLLRGEATLGDEGDKGFGDVFAADAYYDTPNAGIGMSDEKGNVELKKNETVIDALSYGEPDTIKGEGSPITGITFDTSVRRINFTDTNNNSADFEVVTPSPTMSGYTEGDVELIELTKIADIKTQAKLIGQHVTVEGQVSAANVKASADGSMLYTYIQDDSGALNAIGLDAKKGQRVQLTGMVQEVNGEISLLIEQVIVLDESEADVPVASVSSNEALALEGYQVSVTGDVTAKTENTLTLNNELSVYFDSTVGLTANIEEGQSVTVTGVMAPNQQGQLNLVVSSMDDLAVNEEEKIPNTVELEKIAGYSTGLM, from the coding sequence ATGAGAAGCAAAGGAAGTCTTCGTCGATTTGGTGTGTTTTCGTTAGCAGGGATTTTATTACTTTCTAGTAATCCAGTTATTCCAGATCATGTAAGTGCTGAACCAGATGCTAGTTCGAAGCTGATCATTAATGAAGTTTATGGCGGCGGAGGAAAGGAGTCTAAGGATGGAAGTGTGAAGGCTCCTTATAAGAATGATTTTATTGAATTGTACAACTCGACAAATGAAGATGTAGCCCTTGATGAGTTTACGTTAACATATACGAACAGTAAAGGAGATACGGTTCAAACATTCCAATTTACTGATGGTCAAGTCATCAAAGCAAATGATTATTTCCTTCTCCGCGGTGAGGCAACATTAGGTGATGAGGGTGACAAAGGATTTGGGGACGTTTTTGCTGCTGATGCGTATTATGATACTCCTAATGCAGGAATTGGGATGAGTGATGAAAAAGGAAACGTTGAGCTTAAAAAGAACGAAACAGTCATTGATGCCCTTTCTTATGGTGAACCTGATACGATAAAGGGAGAAGGATCACCAATCACAGGAATCACATTCGATACGTCTGTGAGACGAATCAATTTTACAGATACAAATAACAACAGTGCTGATTTTGAGGTCGTTACTCCATCGCCAACAATGTCTGGCTATACTGAAGGCGATGTTGAACTGATTGAACTTACAAAGATTGCAGATATTAAGACACAAGCAAAACTTATAGGTCAGCATGTGACAGTAGAGGGGCAAGTTTCTGCAGCAAATGTGAAAGCAAGTGCAGATGGTAGTATGTTATATACGTACATTCAGGATGATAGTGGTGCACTTAATGCCATCGGTTTAGATGCTAAAAAAGGACAAAGAGTGCAATTGACAGGTATGGTGCAAGAAGTGAATGGGGAAATTTCCCTTTTAATCGAACAAGTTATAGTGCTTGATGAGAGTGAAGCAGATGTACCTGTTGCATCGGTTTCTTCTAACGAAGCTTTAGCACTTGAAGGCTATCAAGTAAGTGTAACAGGTGATGTAACGGCTAAAACAGAGAACACTCTAACGCTCAATAATGAGCTGTCTGTGTATTTTGATTCTACAGTAGGTTTAACAGCCAATATTGAAGAAGGACAATCTGTTACTGTGACTGGTGTGATGGCGCCTAATCAACAGGGACAATTAAACCTTGTTGTAAGCAGCATGGACGATCTTGCTGTAAATGAAGAGGAAAAGATTCCGAATACAGTAGAGCTTGAGAAGATTGCCGGCTACAGCACAGGTTTAATGTAA
- a CDS encoding DUF4274 domain-containing protein: MDKKDISFLEELLYNTDKDYTISQLTNTDNPLLLHFFAANYNWNIGFDVPNAILENEACDLGTGLLMFHYADGYRMLENSNEVSSSSLEEWKDFLSKIYNKLINLQFKSQNISFDPELTKIQKFKLKKNNPNIPDILISKSPGDEVDLPKI; encoded by the coding sequence ATGGATAAGAAAGATATTAGTTTCCTTGAAGAATTACTTTATAATACAGATAAAGACTATACAATCAGTCAGTTAACGAATACAGACAACCCTTTACTACTTCATTTTTTTGCTGCAAATTATAATTGGAATATCGGATTTGATGTACCAAATGCTATTTTAGAAAATGAGGCCTGTGATTTAGGGACGGGTTTACTAATGTTTCATTATGCAGACGGATATCGTATGTTAGAAAATTCAAATGAAGTTTCAAGTTCTTCTTTAGAGGAATGGAAAGATTTTTTGAGTAAGATTTACAATAAACTTATAAACTTACAATTTAAATCTCAGAATATTTCCTTTGATCCCGAGTTAACAAAAATTCAAAAGTTTAAGTTGAAAAAGAATAACCCTAACATTCCTGATATTCTTATTAGTAAATCACCAGGCGATGAGGTTGATCTTCCTAAAATATAA
- the esaA gene encoding type VII secretion protein EsaA, whose amino-acid sequence MNEKASSLVKLIVVILLIVITPLLFFRTIGDNPLKVVKRENATQSIAIINEDIGTQEDEEDIKFGQDVAAILTENSNFEWSVVGRSAGENGLRNLKYDAIVYLPSDFSENIMTYDDENPIKTNFQFKIQSQLNAVNKEKVLVEIEKATKRVNQKISSLYWNYVSADMENIRQEFDEILEKEVAFQETMTAFYKPSSKDLAGQIDEQKNMLTSLQSSIQQVDETAPEQKSTMEGYAQNLDTFVKYVEQYKEYQEKQQTILTEIQAQSIQSVNKATENQQPLFAASTNLFEENSNQLLESMTNLENSMMSSQQVFNKLEEQRYSQVARQISEYYDHQRKVLEFYQQLKDSTLLNDVEGQLASLSEKLSVGEEEPTEPTKPTEPSELPVESESSGVTEKPEQPPVLLSSAQAGSEQSQNDENNGGENQGQEGNGESTKPYVDLEKEQEELNSLSEEILKLKDQLSNMVNPTPEELQQVLGTLVTLNDRIVALKTALDEKEPGDNPLQTRVNELLDEIKGLNRDKDDLNTIIANKAKEIEDLVKERDSLLKEKNYYSDLSESLGKELNLYKDYESNIIKEIESKEQAILASSALSQTRKDLLTPIFSKEIKSKDLLDMMYYYSYLDRYESTLNSMLAENKELKAVLGDEYLQKEANKIVEITSDEQSGWEQLGKDMPTTQDALNTMEDGFTLFMAKYRQSVEEQQAALIENLEAIEQEATQVLNQINKPEQLLTVVEPTPAVDGEEVISGNERINEQMDSIHMWMDSVSESQSSIINFTGELQGRVNDVQADADQLNNKWSANVSSTELIRNDVFSVLGNTFVDGQSNGYVYDFLTNPLKISGDIPEETQSGNVQNIPPVVVLFIVLISSLLIGYASYYFAQPPLWIQATLFVLLNVIVGLIISLFGLEIYPLREESAVEWTVYTILLLAAGAALVRVAFTAHHLAGLFVTVGMVIFYVTPLLALTTPNFSFTDPMSEVYMSIQYGTESLFTQATIILVLIIAVLAALQFFISRKAATIAVEKGSETYEA is encoded by the coding sequence ATGAATGAAAAAGCAAGTAGCTTAGTAAAACTGATTGTCGTCATCCTACTCATTGTCATCACCCCCCTTCTTTTCTTCCGTACGATCGGAGATAACCCTTTGAAAGTAGTAAAAAGGGAAAATGCAACACAATCGATTGCGATCATCAATGAAGATATTGGGACACAAGAAGATGAAGAAGACATAAAATTTGGTCAGGATGTAGCGGCAATCTTGACTGAGAATTCAAATTTTGAATGGTCTGTTGTAGGAAGAAGTGCAGGAGAAAACGGTTTGCGTAATCTGAAATACGATGCCATCGTTTATCTCCCATCCGACTTTTCGGAAAACATTATGACATATGATGATGAAAATCCGATAAAAACTAACTTTCAATTTAAGATACAAAGTCAGTTAAATGCGGTGAATAAAGAAAAAGTATTAGTAGAAATCGAAAAAGCAACAAAACGTGTTAATCAAAAAATTTCATCCCTTTACTGGAATTATGTATCAGCAGATATGGAAAATATCCGCCAAGAATTTGATGAAATTCTTGAAAAGGAAGTAGCCTTCCAAGAAACAATGACAGCATTTTATAAACCAAGTTCAAAGGACCTTGCTGGACAAATAGATGAACAAAAAAATATGCTGACATCCTTGCAATCTTCTATCCAGCAGGTTGATGAAACAGCACCAGAACAAAAGTCAACGATGGAAGGCTATGCCCAAAATCTAGACACTTTTGTCAAATATGTTGAGCAATACAAGGAATACCAAGAAAAACAGCAAACAATTCTAACTGAAATTCAAGCACAATCAATCCAATCAGTTAACAAAGCAACCGAAAATCAACAGCCATTATTTGCTGCATCAACAAATCTTTTTGAAGAAAATAGCAATCAACTATTAGAAAGCATGACAAACCTGGAAAATAGCATGATGAGCAGCCAACAAGTGTTCAACAAGCTTGAGGAACAAAGATATTCCCAAGTAGCCAGACAAATCAGTGAATATTACGATCATCAAAGAAAAGTTCTAGAATTCTACCAGCAGCTTAAAGACTCAACACTGCTTAATGATGTCGAAGGACAGCTTGCATCCTTAAGTGAAAAGCTTAGTGTGGGTGAGGAAGAACCGACTGAGCCAACGAAACCAACAGAACCTTCTGAGCTGCCGGTTGAATCTGAATCTTCAGGTGTAACAGAGAAGCCTGAACAACCACCTGTTTTACTAAGTTCGGCTCAAGCAGGCAGTGAACAAAGCCAAAATGATGAAAATAATGGCGGAGAGAATCAGGGGCAAGAAGGTAATGGAGAGTCAACAAAACCTTACGTTGATTTGGAGAAGGAACAAGAGGAATTAAATTCACTCTCAGAAGAAATCTTGAAATTAAAAGATCAACTTTCAAATATGGTGAATCCAACACCAGAGGAGCTCCAGCAGGTATTGGGTACACTTGTTACTCTGAATGATCGCATTGTTGCTTTAAAGACAGCATTAGACGAGAAGGAACCTGGAGATAATCCACTGCAAACAAGAGTGAACGAATTATTAGATGAGATTAAAGGATTAAACAGAGATAAAGATGATTTAAACACGATCATTGCAAACAAGGCGAAAGAAATAGAGGATTTAGTGAAAGAACGTGACAGTCTTCTAAAAGAAAAGAACTATTACAGTGATTTGTCAGAATCACTTGGTAAAGAATTAAATCTATATAAAGACTATGAATCTAATATTATTAAAGAAATTGAAAGCAAAGAACAAGCAATCCTAGCATCCAGCGCTCTTTCTCAAACGCGAAAGGATCTGCTGACACCGATCTTTTCCAAGGAAATAAAAAGCAAAGATCTGTTAGATATGATGTATTACTACTCATACCTCGATCGTTATGAATCAACCTTGAACAGCATGCTTGCAGAAAATAAGGAATTAAAGGCTGTTTTAGGTGATGAGTATTTACAAAAAGAAGCGAATAAAATTGTTGAAATAACAAGTGATGAACAATCAGGTTGGGAACAGTTAGGTAAAGATATGCCAACAACCCAAGATGCATTAAATACAATGGAAGATGGCTTTACTCTCTTTATGGCCAAATATCGCCAGTCAGTTGAAGAACAGCAGGCAGCATTAATTGAAAACCTTGAAGCAATCGAACAGGAAGCAACACAGGTGTTAAATCAAATCAATAAGCCTGAACAGCTTCTAACTGTTGTAGAACCGACACCAGCTGTTGATGGTGAGGAAGTTATCTCAGGAAATGAAAGAATTAACGAGCAAATGGACTCAATTCATATGTGGATGGATTCAGTTAGTGAGAGTCAAAGCAGCATTATCAACTTTACAGGGGAGCTGCAAGGAAGAGTAAATGATGTTCAAGCAGATGCAGACCAATTAAATAACAAATGGTCAGCAAATGTTTCATCAACAGAGCTAATCCGCAATGATGTATTTAGTGTTCTGGGCAATACATTTGTTGATGGACAATCAAATGGCTATGTTTATGATTTCTTAACGAACCCACTAAAAATTAGTGGTGACATTCCAGAAGAAACACAAAGTGGCAATGTGCAAAATATCCCGCCAGTTGTTGTCTTGTTCATTGTGTTAATTTCAAGCCTCCTGATAGGGTATGCAAGTTACTATTTTGCACAGCCGCCACTATGGATTCAAGCGACTTTATTCGTGCTATTAAATGTCATTGTTGGTTTAATTATTAGTTTATTTGGATTAGAAATTTATCCATTGCGAGAAGAAAGTGCAGTTGAATGGACGGTCTATACGATCCTCCTTCTTGCAGCAGGAGCGGCTCTAGTTAGAGTGGCATTCACGGCCCATCACCTAGCAGGATTATTTGTAACAGTCGGCATGGTCATTTTCTATGTAACGCCATTACTTGCGTTAACAACACCTAACTTTTCGTTTACAGATCCGATGTCTGAGGTCTATATGTCGATTCAGTATGGTACAGAATCATTATTTACACAGGCAACGATCATCCTTGTGCTTATTATTGCGGTACTAGCTGCTTTGCAGTTTTTTATCTCAAGAAAAGCCGCGACGATAGCGGTCGAAAAAGGATCAGAGACCTATGAAGCGTAA
- the essA gene encoding type VII secretion protein EssA, whose translation MKRKQAKLVPFILLIISAFYLTNAEIVFADTTKIDELVPNDYQQNEFKSNTDLLKDNPLLNQPVNIPEEQKGITFEKDKISKDEELKRELFLSNATDQNTVKAKAEELQLFSSKEATTSNQIEEETPSSSNLSLSILIWVLVGISIMLLILVLIVWGRSQAKQKSLQNV comes from the coding sequence ATGAAGCGTAAGCAAGCAAAATTAGTTCCTTTCATCTTGCTTATAATTTCAGCATTTTATCTTACGAATGCTGAAATTGTTTTTGCAGATACCACGAAGATTGATGAGCTTGTTCCGAATGATTATCAACAAAATGAATTCAAATCAAATACAGATTTGTTGAAAGACAATCCTTTATTAAATCAGCCTGTCAATATACCAGAAGAACAAAAGGGGATTACCTTTGAAAAAGACAAAATATCGAAAGACGAAGAATTAAAAAGAGAATTATTTTTAAGCAATGCAACAGATCAAAATACCGTAAAAGCTAAAGCAGAAGAACTACAGTTGTTCTCATCAAAAGAAGCAACAACGAGTAATCAAATAGAAGAGGAAACACCATCCTCTTCTAATCTTTCTTTATCGATCCTTATTTGGGTATTAGTTGGTATTAGTATTATGTTGCTTATTCTTGTTTTAATTGTATGGGGGAGATCCCAAGCAAAACAAAAATCTCTACAAAACGTTTAG